A portion of the Mesobacillus boroniphilus genome contains these proteins:
- the speE gene encoding spermidine synthase, translating into MGLWFTEKQTENFGITMKVNKTLHTEQTEFQKLDMVETEEWGNMLLLDDMVMTSVKDEFVYHEMVAHIPLFTHPNPEHVLVVGGGDGGVIREVLKHPSVKKATLVDIDGKVIEYSKKYLPEIAGKLDDPRVDVQVGDGFMHIAESDNQYDVIMVDSTEPVGPAVNLFTKGFYAGISKALKEDGIFVAQSDNPWFKADLIRNVQKDVKEIFPITRLYIANIPTYPSGMWAFTLGSKKHDPLEVSEDRFHDIETKYYTKELHKAAFVLPKFVGDLVK; encoded by the coding sequence ATGGGTCTTTGGTTTACAGAAAAACAAACTGAGAATTTTGGTATTACTATGAAAGTGAACAAGACGTTACATACAGAACAGACAGAATTCCAGAAGCTTGATATGGTGGAAACAGAAGAGTGGGGAAATATGCTTCTACTTGATGACATGGTCATGACATCTGTTAAAGATGAGTTCGTTTACCATGAGATGGTAGCGCATATTCCATTGTTCACTCACCCAAATCCTGAGCATGTACTAGTTGTTGGAGGCGGAGACGGTGGTGTTATCCGCGAAGTACTGAAGCACCCTAGCGTAAAAAAGGCTACTCTTGTTGATATCGATGGAAAGGTTATCGAGTATTCTAAAAAATACCTGCCAGAAATCGCAGGCAAGCTTGATGATCCTCGTGTTGATGTCCAGGTTGGAGACGGCTTCATGCATATCGCGGAAAGCGACAACCAGTATGATGTCATCATGGTTGACTCTACTGAACCAGTTGGACCGGCAGTAAACCTGTTCACAAAAGGTTTCTACGCTGGAATCTCAAAAGCATTGAAGGAAGACGGAATTTTCGTTGCGCAGTCTGACAACCCATGGTTCAAAGCCGATCTTATCCGCAATGTACAGAAGGATGTGAAGGAAATCTTCCCGATCACACGCCTTTATATTGCGAACATCCCAACATACCCAAGCGGAATGTGGGCATTCACACTTGGCTCAAAGAAGCACGATCCACTAGAAGTGAGCGAGGATCGCTTCCACGATATCGAAACAAAGTACTACACGAAAGAACTTCACAAAGCCGCTTTCGTATTGCCTAAATTCGTTGGCGACCTTGTAAAATAA
- the speB gene encoding agmatinase has protein sequence MRFDEAYSGNVFIGSHSNFEESKAVLYGMPMDWTVSYRPGSRFGPTRIREVSIGLEEYSPYLDREMADLNYFDAGDIPLPFGNAQKSLDLIEEYVDKLLAEEKFPLGMGGEHLVSWPVMKAVAKKYEDLAIIHFDAHTDLREHYEGEPLSHSTPIRKIAEHIGPKNVYSFGIRSGMKEEFEWAKEVGMHISKFEVLEPLKEVLPKLAGRPVYVTIDIDVLDPAHAPGTGTVDAGGITSKELLASIHAIANSGVNVVGADLVEVAPIYDTSEMTANTASKIIREMMLGFVK, from the coding sequence ATGCGTTTTGATGAAGCATATTCAGGTAATGTGTTTATCGGCAGCCATTCTAATTTTGAAGAAAGCAAGGCAGTACTTTACGGCATGCCAATGGATTGGACAGTTAGCTACCGCCCGGGTTCACGTTTCGGCCCGACCCGTATACGTGAGGTATCAATCGGCCTTGAAGAGTACAGCCCGTACCTTGACCGCGAGATGGCAGACCTTAACTATTTCGATGCAGGAGATATCCCGCTCCCATTCGGCAATGCCCAGAAAAGCCTTGATTTGATCGAGGAATACGTGGACAAGCTTTTAGCTGAAGAGAAATTCCCGCTTGGAATGGGCGGTGAACACCTGGTGTCATGGCCTGTAATGAAGGCAGTCGCGAAAAAATATGAAGACCTTGCCATCATCCACTTCGATGCGCATACAGACCTGCGCGAGCACTATGAAGGCGAACCATTGTCGCATTCCACGCCAATTCGCAAGATTGCTGAGCACATTGGCCCGAAAAATGTCTACTCATTCGGAATCCGTTCTGGCATGAAGGAAGAATTCGAGTGGGCGAAGGAAGTGGGCATGCATATTTCCAAGTTTGAGGTTCTTGAGCCTCTAAAGGAAGTACTGCCTAAACTTGCTGGCCGACCGGTATATGTCACGATTGACATTGATGTCCTAGACCCGGCGCATGCACCTGGGACGGGAACAGTTGATGCAGGCGGAATCACGTCCAAGGAGTTGTTGGCGTCAATCCACGCAATCGCAAACTCTGGCGTGAACGTAGTTGGAGCAGACCTTGTAGAAGTAGCGCCAATCTACGATACATCCGAAATGACAGCAAACACAGCAAGCAAAATCATCCGTGAAATGATGCTTGGGTTTGTGAAATAA
- a CDS encoding short-chain fatty acid transporter produces MKTLVSFFNRIMQRYLPDPFLFVIILTFVVFGLGLIFTDSGPYQMVQHWGGGFWGLLTFSMQMVLVLVTGHVLASSNIFKRGLGSLASLAKSPGQAIVIVTVVSMIASLINWGFGLVIGALFAKELAKKVKNVDYRLLIASAYAGFIVWHGGISGSIPLTIATEGHFSQDLIGIIPTDQTIFAGFNLFIILILLLVLPVVNRLMMPSKDQTVTVDPVLLENDVQAATIEQGAMTPAEKLENSRIISLLIGIFGLVFLFYYFATNGFKLNLDIVNFLFLFLGILFHGTPKRFLEAVVNAVKGASGIIIQFPFYAGIMGMMTASGLAAVMSEGFVSISNEFTFPFFAFLSAGLVNFFVPSGGGQWAVQAPVMLEAAQTLGVSIPKTAMAVAWGDAWTNLIQPFWALPALAIAGLKAKDIMGYCVLTLIVSGIIISAGMLFF; encoded by the coding sequence TTGAAAACATTGGTTTCTTTTTTCAACCGCATTATGCAGCGGTACTTGCCTGATCCGTTTCTATTTGTCATCATCTTAACTTTTGTTGTATTTGGATTAGGCCTTATTTTTACCGACAGCGGTCCGTACCAGATGGTCCAGCATTGGGGCGGTGGTTTCTGGGGATTGCTGACGTTCTCGATGCAGATGGTGCTTGTGCTTGTGACAGGTCACGTTCTCGCGAGCAGCAATATTTTTAAAAGGGGCCTGGGATCTCTAGCTTCCCTTGCGAAATCTCCAGGGCAGGCGATTGTCATTGTCACAGTCGTATCCATGATTGCCAGCTTGATTAACTGGGGCTTTGGTTTGGTCATTGGAGCACTGTTTGCGAAGGAGCTAGCAAAAAAGGTTAAAAACGTGGATTATAGGCTGTTAATTGCAAGCGCTTACGCGGGGTTCATCGTATGGCATGGCGGTATTTCCGGTTCGATTCCGCTGACAATCGCGACGGAAGGCCATTTTTCGCAGGATTTGATTGGTATTATTCCGACAGACCAAACAATTTTTGCAGGCTTCAATCTTTTCATTATCCTAATCTTGCTTCTCGTATTGCCGGTTGTTAATCGCCTGATGATGCCATCAAAGGATCAAACGGTGACGGTCGACCCAGTATTGCTGGAAAATGACGTTCAGGCAGCAACAATCGAGCAGGGAGCAATGACGCCTGCCGAAAAGCTGGAAAACAGCCGGATTATCTCCTTGCTGATCGGCATTTTTGGACTTGTATTCTTATTTTACTATTTTGCTACAAACGGCTTTAAGCTGAATCTTGATATTGTCAACTTCCTGTTCTTGTTCCTCGGTATCCTGTTCCATGGCACGCCAAAGCGTTTCCTTGAGGCGGTCGTGAATGCGGTAAAAGGAGCGAGCGGAATCATCATCCAATTCCCTTTTTACGCGGGAATCATGGGGATGATGACAGCGTCTGGCCTGGCTGCAGTCATGTCAGAAGGATTCGTATCGATCTCGAATGAATTCACATTCCCATTCTTCGCCTTCCTGAGTGCTGGTTTGGTCAACTTCTTTGTTCCATCAGGCGGAGGACAGTGGGCGGTCCAGGCACCAGTCATGCTTGAAGCAGCCCAGACCCTTGGAGTATCCATCCCGAAAACAGCGATGGCCGTAGCGTGGGGCGACGCGTGGACCAACTTGATCCAGCCGTTCTGGGCATTGCCTGCACTGGCGATTGCCGGGCTTAAGGCAAAAGACATCATGGGGTACTGTGTGCTGACACTGATTGTTTCAGGTATCATCATTTCGGCAGGAATGCTGTTTTTCTAG
- a CDS encoding DUF1540 domain-containing protein, whose translation MRIEVKCEVENCKYWAEGDQCVADSIMVVANTGHQAVNERETICDTFEKM comes from the coding sequence ATGAGAATCGAAGTAAAATGCGAAGTAGAAAACTGTAAATACTGGGCAGAAGGCGATCAATGTGTGGCTGACTCTATCATGGTCGTAGCCAATACAGGTCATCAGGCAGTGAATGAAAGAGAAACAATCTGTGATACATTTGAAAAGATGTAA
- a CDS encoding DUF1934 domain-containing protein: protein MSSKPADQIPVKVTVKTAIYSGKEKETFELTTFGRYYKKANSSYLQYDEVMEEGDVHTTVKISGDEVLILRSGAIKMRLHFLMNKKTPGNYQTQYGLLETSALTKRLDTDFNEIKQEGHVDLLYDMAIQGANAGTYHLMINYKEEGK, encoded by the coding sequence GTGTCTAGTAAACCCGCTGATCAGATTCCTGTCAAGGTGACGGTAAAAACGGCGATTTACAGTGGCAAGGAGAAGGAAACTTTTGAATTGACCACTTTTGGCCGATACTATAAAAAGGCGAACAGCTCGTACCTCCAATATGATGAAGTGATGGAGGAAGGAGATGTCCATACGACGGTTAAAATATCAGGGGACGAAGTGCTGATTTTGCGCAGCGGCGCGATCAAGATGAGGCTTCATTTCCTGATGAATAAAAAAACTCCGGGCAATTATCAAACCCAATATGGGCTGCTGGAAACTTCGGCGCTCACAAAGCGACTTGATACTGATTTTAACGAGATAAAGCAGGAGGGCCATGTGGACTTGCTATATGATATGGCAATACAGGGCGCGAATGCAGGTACATATCATTTAATGATCAATTATAAGGAGGAAGGCAAATGA
- the argS gene encoding arginine--tRNA ligase: MNIVEQVQLKLKEEIKQAIIKAGLAEEAQIPAVILETPKEKAHGDYSTNMAMQLARVAKKAPRQIAEQLIENFDKSKASIEKIEIAGPGFINFYMDNSYLTDLIPAILEAGDNYGESKVGNGQKIQIEFVSANPTGDLHLGHARGAAVGDSLCNVLDKAGYDVSREYYINDAGNQINNLALSVEARYFQALGMDKPMPEDGYHGADIIGIGKTLAEEFGDKYVNVPDQERFDAFREYGLKYEMEKLKQDLENFRVKFDVWYSETSLYQNGKIDVALDALRANGHIYEEDGATWFRSSELGDDKDRVLIKQDGSYTYLLPDIAYHKDKLERGFEKLINIWGADHHGYIPRMKAAIEALGYDREALEVEIIQLVHLYKNGEKMKMSKRTGKAVTMRDLIDEVGLDAVRYFFAMRSADTHMDFDLDLAVSQSNENPVFYAQYAHARINSILRSAAEQGLIFDSEADFKHIQSEKEIDLLKKLGEFPLAVAEAAQKRMPHRISNYIFELASVFHSFYNAEKVLDLDNKERTVARLSLIKTAQITLKNALALIGVSAPEKM, encoded by the coding sequence ATGAATATAGTTGAACAGGTTCAATTGAAGCTGAAGGAAGAAATCAAGCAGGCAATCATCAAAGCTGGTCTTGCTGAGGAAGCGCAAATTCCGGCTGTGATCCTTGAGACTCCTAAAGAAAAGGCGCACGGGGATTACTCTACGAATATGGCGATGCAGCTTGCGCGCGTTGCGAAGAAGGCACCTCGCCAGATTGCTGAGCAACTGATAGAGAACTTTGATAAAAGCAAGGCATCCATCGAGAAAATTGAAATCGCCGGTCCTGGCTTCATCAACTTTTACATGGATAACAGCTATTTGACGGACTTAATTCCTGCAATCCTCGAAGCAGGCGACAACTACGGGGAATCCAAAGTAGGAAATGGACAGAAGATCCAGATCGAGTTCGTATCTGCCAACCCGACTGGCGACCTTCACCTTGGCCATGCGCGAGGCGCAGCTGTAGGTGATTCATTGTGCAATGTGCTGGATAAGGCTGGCTACGACGTTTCCCGCGAATATTATATCAACGACGCTGGAAATCAGATTAACAACTTGGCACTTTCTGTTGAGGCGCGTTACTTCCAGGCGCTTGGCATGGACAAGCCGATGCCTGAGGATGGCTATCATGGTGCTGATATCATCGGTATTGGGAAAACCCTGGCTGAAGAGTTCGGCGATAAATATGTGAATGTTCCTGATCAGGAGCGCTTCGATGCTTTCCGTGAGTATGGCTTGAAATACGAAATGGAAAAGCTGAAGCAGGACCTTGAGAACTTCCGTGTTAAGTTCGACGTTTGGTACTCTGAAACTTCTCTGTATCAAAATGGGAAAATCGACGTGGCACTAGATGCACTGCGCGCCAACGGCCATATTTATGAAGAGGATGGAGCGACATGGTTCCGTTCGTCCGAGCTTGGCGATGACAAGGACCGCGTGCTGATCAAGCAGGATGGCTCTTACACGTACCTCCTTCCGGACATTGCCTACCATAAGGACAAGCTTGAGCGCGGCTTTGAAAAGCTGATCAACATCTGGGGAGCGGACCACCACGGCTACATCCCTCGTATGAAGGCGGCGATTGAGGCGCTTGGCTACGACCGTGAAGCTCTTGAAGTCGAAATCATCCAGCTTGTCCACCTGTACAAGAATGGCGAGAAGATGAAGATGAGCAAGCGTACAGGCAAGGCTGTTACCATGCGTGACCTGATTGATGAGGTAGGTCTTGATGCAGTTCGTTACTTCTTCGCGATGAGAAGCGCGGACACTCATATGGATTTCGACCTTGACCTTGCTGTATCCCAGTCCAATGAAAACCCAGTATTCTACGCCCAGTATGCGCACGCACGTATTAATAGCATCCTGCGTTCTGCTGCAGAGCAAGGTTTGATTTTTGACAGTGAGGCAGATTTCAAGCATATCCAATCCGAAAAGGAAATCGACCTGCTGAAAAAGCTTGGCGAGTTCCCGTTGGCTGTTGCCGAAGCAGCACAGAAGCGTATGCCGCACCGAATCTCTAACTACATTTTCGAATTGGCATCCGTATTCCACAGCTTCTACAACGCTGAGAAAGTATTGGATCTGGACAATAAAGAAAGAACAGTAGCCCGCCTGTCGCTTATTAAGACAGCGCAGATCACGCTGAAAAATGCACTTGCATTGATTGGGGTTTCTGCTCCGGAGAAGATGTGA
- the uvsE gene encoding UV DNA damage repair endonuclease UvsE, with product MIIRLGYVSTAISLWDASPSKALTFARYGQLPKDARHEKLLSVTYQNLENTERMIHYNIAHDIPLYRFSSSIAPLATHPEVKWDYVTPFRDKWLEIGALVKKHELRTSFHPNQFTLFTSPREEVTANAILDMEYHYGMLEAMGLENEAIINIHIGGAYGNKEETILRFHENFTKLPPHIKKITTLENDDKTYNAEETLAACVKEDVPFMFDYHHHMANLYEGALEKLLPDGFATWERTGLKPKIHISSPKSEKAYRSHADYVDPEYILPLIEILRGIGQDVDFMIEAKAKDKAALKLVEDLAKIRGVKRIGGAVLEWKT from the coding sequence ATGATCATTCGGTTGGGCTATGTATCGACCGCCATCAGCCTGTGGGACGCATCTCCCTCCAAGGCTCTTACATTTGCTCGTTACGGACAGCTGCCCAAAGACGCGCGGCATGAAAAGCTGCTTTCTGTGACCTACCAGAACCTTGAGAATACAGAAAGAATGATTCATTACAATATCGCCCATGATATCCCTTTGTATCGCTTTTCCAGCTCAATTGCGCCGCTTGCGACCCACCCGGAGGTCAAGTGGGATTATGTCACGCCGTTTCGTGATAAATGGCTGGAAATAGGTGCATTGGTTAAAAAGCATGAACTGCGGACAAGTTTCCATCCGAACCAGTTCACTTTGTTTACTTCCCCGAGGGAGGAAGTAACCGCAAACGCGATTTTGGATATGGAATACCATTACGGCATGCTCGAAGCAATGGGACTGGAAAACGAAGCGATCATCAACATCCATATTGGCGGGGCATATGGGAACAAAGAAGAAACAATTTTGCGCTTCCATGAAAACTTCACTAAGCTACCACCCCATATCAAAAAGATCACTACACTTGAAAATGATGATAAAACCTATAATGCAGAAGAAACACTTGCCGCTTGTGTAAAAGAAGATGTCCCATTCATGTTCGATTATCACCACCACATGGCGAATCTTTATGAGGGGGCCTTGGAAAAACTGCTCCCCGATGGCTTCGCAACCTGGGAACGGACTGGGCTTAAGCCTAAAATCCATATCTCCTCACCTAAATCTGAAAAAGCATATAGATCACACGCGGATTATGTTGACCCAGAATATATCCTGCCATTGATTGAAATCCTCCGAGGCATCGGCCAGGATGTCGATTTCATGATCGAAGCGAAGGCGAAAGATAAGGCAGCGCTAAAGCTCGTGGAGGATTTGGCTAAGATACGAGGAGTGAAACGGATTGGCGGGGCTGTTTTGGAGTGGAAAACATAA
- the cls gene encoding cardiolipin synthase: MEIGWILIAIIAGLILWVYADFMLGRKKHLASAKTNSLPIRESNLAIFAEGPTLFDDLFSELKKAKQHIHILFYIVQDDKISQEFLSILKERVNAGVEVRLMVDWVGSGLKRKTIKSLKAAGVEFAYSQMPKLPFLFYSSQVRNHRKITVIDGKIAYLGGYNIGEEYNNHDPKLSPWRDYHLKMTGEGVRDLQSEFLEDWHAAAKVNLLQNKAYFPALPKGKIRQQLVPTEGVLLEEMMSDLISNAKTSIFIGTPYFIPSKRVFNLLREAVHRGISVTVLVPLVSDHALVKEASYPYLRTLIKDGVEVYQFLKGFYHSKVLLVDDEVCDIGTANFDKRSMYLNYELNCLIYDVDFIKKIKRILAEDILNSRQAALDDFTHSPLKEKAASTISYFL; encoded by the coding sequence ATGGAAATAGGATGGATTTTGATTGCAATAATAGCAGGGCTTATACTGTGGGTCTATGCAGACTTCATGCTTGGCAGGAAAAAGCATCTGGCCAGTGCCAAAACAAATTCGCTGCCAATCCGGGAGAGCAACCTTGCCATTTTTGCCGAAGGTCCTACACTGTTCGACGACCTTTTTTCCGAATTAAAAAAAGCGAAACAGCACATTCATATTCTGTTTTATATCGTCCAGGATGATAAAATAAGCCAGGAGTTTCTCTCGATTTTAAAAGAACGGGTGAATGCTGGGGTTGAGGTGCGCCTTATGGTCGATTGGGTAGGCAGCGGACTGAAGCGCAAAACAATCAAATCACTGAAGGCTGCCGGAGTTGAGTTCGCCTATTCCCAAATGCCTAAATTGCCGTTCTTATTTTACTCATCTCAGGTGCGGAACCACCGGAAGATCACCGTGATTGACGGCAAGATTGCCTATCTCGGCGGCTACAATATCGGCGAAGAATATAACAATCATGATCCGAAACTGTCTCCTTGGCGCGATTACCATCTGAAAATGACGGGTGAAGGGGTCAGAGATTTGCAGTCAGAATTCCTTGAGGATTGGCATGCAGCAGCAAAAGTGAACCTTCTGCAAAACAAAGCCTATTTTCCTGCCCTTCCAAAAGGTAAGATTCGACAGCAGCTTGTTCCTACTGAAGGTGTCCTGCTAGAAGAAATGATGTCAGACCTGATTAGCAATGCAAAGACCTCCATTTTCATCGGAACACCGTACTTCATACCGAGCAAAAGGGTATTCAACTTATTGCGGGAGGCGGTCCATAGAGGAATTTCGGTTACGGTTCTTGTCCCGCTCGTTTCCGATCATGCCCTTGTTAAAGAAGCATCATACCCCTATTTAAGGACTCTGATCAAGGATGGAGTCGAAGTGTATCAGTTTTTAAAAGGCTTTTACCATTCCAAGGTACTGCTCGTGGATGATGAGGTTTGTGACATTGGCACCGCCAATTTTGATAAAAGAAGCATGTACTTAAATTATGAATTGAACTGCTTGATTTATGATGTAGATTTTATTAAAAAAATTAAGCGGATCCTGGCAGAAGACATCCTGAACTCAAGGCAAGCTGCTTTGGATGACTTCACCCATTCGCCTCTGAAGGAAAAGGCCGCGAGTACAATATCCTACTTTTTATAA
- a CDS encoding heterodisulfide reductase-related iron-sulfur binding cluster: MNGLLWINFIAFLLVTAYAVSLFVYVVKTRIEYIKLGKKSEFDDDIKDRWRRILVHVFGQKRLLKDKKSGAIHVMFFYGFLLVQFGAIDFIWKGIKPGSHLPLGPLYPGFTFFQELVTLTILVAVVWAFYRRYVEKLVRLKRGFKNGLVLLFIGGLMLSVLLGNGMSMIWHGHEGTWTEPVASLIAAAFSGIPEAAAITVFYIAWWIHLLFLLAFLVYVPQSKHAHLIAGPANVYLTRVDSPGKITKIDFEDETQETFGAGKITDFNYEQMIDFYACVECGRCTNMCPATGTGKMLSPMDLIVKLRDHLTLHGAAVTSKQPWVPTFAFSNTKGNQIALAAAGQGANEAAAGLAYSPSMIGDIITEEEIWACTTCRNCEDQCPVMNEHVDKIIDLRRYLVLTEGKMDADAQRAMTNIERQGNPWGLNRKEKENWRELRDDVVIPTVKEMKKADEEFEYLFWVGAMGAFDNRSQKIALSFAKLLNEAGVKFAILGNKEKNSGDTPRRLGNEFLFQELATKNIEEFEKNEVKKIVTIDPHAYNIFKNEYPDFGFEGEVYHHTELLAQLVKEGKLVPKHAVNETITFHDSCYLGRYNEVYDAPRDILKAIPGVDLKEMERNRDTAMCCGAGGGLMWMEEETGHRINVSRTEQALAVNPSVISSGCPYCLTMLSDGTKAKEVEENVDTLDVAELLEKSVFGEIKPLVS; encoded by the coding sequence ATGAACGGTTTGCTTTGGATCAATTTTATTGCGTTCTTGCTTGTAACCGCTTACGCAGTCAGCCTGTTCGTTTATGTGGTAAAGACAAGAATCGAATACATCAAGCTTGGCAAGAAATCTGAGTTTGATGATGATATCAAAGATCGCTGGAGAAGAATCCTTGTCCATGTATTTGGCCAAAAAAGGCTTTTGAAGGACAAAAAAAGCGGTGCTATCCACGTTATGTTTTTTTATGGATTCCTCCTTGTCCAGTTTGGGGCAATTGATTTTATTTGGAAGGGGATCAAGCCGGGCTCGCATTTGCCGCTAGGTCCGTTATATCCAGGCTTCACATTCTTTCAGGAACTCGTAACTCTTACCATTCTTGTAGCGGTAGTATGGGCTTTTTACCGCCGTTATGTTGAGAAGCTTGTCCGTTTGAAGCGCGGCTTTAAAAATGGACTTGTACTTCTGTTCATTGGCGGACTAATGCTTTCCGTATTGCTCGGAAACGGAATGAGCATGATCTGGCACGGCCATGAAGGAACTTGGACTGAACCGGTCGCATCTCTTATCGCGGCAGCATTCAGCGGAATTCCTGAGGCAGCTGCCATCACGGTTTTCTATATCGCATGGTGGATTCACTTGCTGTTCTTGCTGGCGTTCCTTGTGTACGTACCGCAGTCCAAGCATGCTCACTTGATCGCTGGACCAGCCAATGTTTACTTAACAAGGGTTGATTCACCAGGGAAGATTACAAAAATCGATTTTGAAGATGAAACACAGGAAACATTCGGTGCTGGAAAGATAACCGATTTCAATTATGAGCAAATGATCGACTTTTACGCATGTGTGGAATGTGGACGTTGTACGAATATGTGTCCGGCCACTGGCACAGGCAAAATGCTGTCGCCAATGGACTTGATCGTCAAGCTGCGTGACCATCTGACACTACATGGTGCCGCTGTTACATCGAAGCAGCCTTGGGTACCGACTTTCGCTTTTTCCAACACAAAGGGCAACCAAATCGCTTTAGCAGCAGCAGGCCAGGGTGCGAATGAAGCTGCAGCAGGCCTTGCATACAGTCCAAGCATGATCGGCGATATCATCACAGAAGAAGAAATCTGGGCATGTACAACTTGCCGTAACTGTGAAGACCAGTGTCCGGTTATGAACGAACACGTTGACAAAATCATCGACCTCCGTCGTTATCTAGTTTTGACTGAAGGCAAGATGGACGCTGACGCTCAGCGCGCGATGACGAATATCGAGCGCCAGGGCAACCCTTGGGGCTTGAACCGTAAGGAAAAAGAAAACTGGCGTGAGCTTCGCGACGATGTTGTCATTCCTACGGTAAAAGAAATGAAAAAGGCAGATGAAGAATTCGAATACTTATTCTGGGTTGGAGCCATGGGTGCATTTGACAACCGAAGCCAGAAGATCGCCCTTTCGTTTGCTAAGCTATTGAACGAAGCTGGCGTCAAGTTCGCGATTCTCGGAAACAAGGAAAAGAACTCCGGGGATACACCACGCCGCCTTGGTAACGAGTTCTTGTTCCAGGAGCTTGCAACAAAGAATATCGAAGAATTCGAGAAAAATGAAGTGAAGAAGATCGTGACGATCGACCCTCACGCATACAATATCTTTAAGAACGAATATCCTGATTTCGGCTTTGAAGGTGAGGTTTACCACCACACTGAACTTCTTGCGCAATTGGTGAAAGAAGGAAAGCTGGTACCGAAGCATGCAGTGAACGAAACGATCACTTTCCACGATTCCTGCTACCTTGGCCGCTATAACGAGGTGTATGACGCTCCGCGTGATATCCTCAAGGCGATTCCAGGAGTGGACCTTAAGGAAATGGAACGTAACCGTGATACAGCAATGTGCTGTGGTGCAGGCGGCGGCTTGATGTGGATGGAAGAAGAAACAGGACACAGGATCAATGTATCCCGTACAGAACAGGCACTTGCAGTGAACCCATCCGTCATCAGTTCCGGATGCCCATACTGCCTGACAATGCTGTCTGATGGGACGAAAGCGAAGGAAGTAGAAGAAAACGTCGATACACTTGACGTAGCAGAACTACTTGAAAAATCCGTTTTCGGAGAAATCAAACCGCTTGTTTCTTAA
- a CDS encoding acetyl-CoA C-acetyltransferase, whose amino-acid sequence MGKTVILAGARTPFGKLGGALSGFNASQLGGIALKEAMARAEVKPEEIGEVILGTVLQGGQGQLPSRQAAREAGIPWEVKTETINKVCASGMRSLTLGDQIIRAGDEEVIVAGGMESMSNAPYILPKARWGFRMGDGQVKDLMIHDGLTCSFKGVHMGTYGNEVAKEYEISREEQDEWSYRSHQRAIEAIESGKLAEEIVPVEVPQRKGDPILVQHDESPRKDTSVEKLAKLGPVFNSDGTITAGNAPGVNDGAAALVLMSEERAKREGRTPQAVILGHAAIATEAKDFPKTPGIVINELLKKTGKSLAEIDLFEINEAFAAVALTSGRIANLDPEKVNVNGGAVALGHPIGASGARIILTLMHELKRRGGGVGIAAICSGGGQGDAVMIEVPKQ is encoded by the coding sequence ATGGGAAAGACAGTCATTTTAGCAGGGGCAAGAACACCATTTGGCAAGCTTGGCGGAGCGTTGAGCGGATTTAATGCAAGCCAGCTTGGCGGAATCGCGCTGAAAGAGGCGATGGCACGCGCGGAAGTAAAGCCTGAGGAAATCGGCGAGGTCATTCTTGGCACTGTGCTTCAGGGAGGCCAGGGACAGCTCCCATCACGTCAGGCTGCAAGAGAAGCGGGAATCCCGTGGGAAGTAAAAACGGAAACAATCAATAAGGTTTGTGCATCAGGCATGCGCAGCCTGACGCTTGGTGATCAGATCATCCGCGCAGGAGACGAAGAAGTCATTGTAGCCGGCGGAATGGAGTCAATGAGCAACGCACCTTATATTCTTCCGAAAGCACGTTGGGGCTTCAGAATGGGCGATGGTCAGGTAAAAGATTTGATGATCCATGATGGATTAACTTGCAGCTTCAAAGGCGTCCATATGGGCACGTACGGTAATGAAGTGGCGAAGGAATACGAAATTAGCCGCGAAGAGCAGGATGAGTGGTCGTATCGCAGCCACCAAAGGGCGATTGAGGCGATTGAATCAGGAAAGCTTGCTGAGGAAATCGTTCCAGTTGAAGTGCCACAGCGGAAGGGCGACCCGATTTTGGTCCAGCATGATGAATCACCTAGGAAGGATACATCAGTTGAAAAGCTAGCAAAGTTAGGCCCGGTTTTCAACTCGGATGGCACGATTACTGCCGGTAACGCACCGGGCGTCAACGACGGCGCGGCGGCCCTCGTGCTGATGAGCGAAGAGCGCGCAAAGCGTGAAGGCAGGACACCACAGGCAGTCATCCTTGGGCATGCAGCCATCGCAACAGAAGCGAAGGACTTTCCGAAAACACCTGGTATTGTCATCAACGAACTGTTGAAGAAAACGGGCAAGTCACTAGCGGAAATTGATCTTTTTGAAATTAACGAAGCTTTTGCTGCAGTCGCTTTGACAAGTGGACGCATTGCGAACCTTGATCCAGAAAAGGTCAATGTGAACGGCGGTGCGGTTGCCCTTGGTCACCCTATCGGAGCCAGTGGGGCACGCATCATCCTTACTTTGATGCATGAACTGAAGCGCCGCGGCGGTGGGGTCGGCATTGCGGCGATCTGCTCGGGCGGCGGCCAGGGAGACGCTGTGATGATTGAGGTTCCGAAGCAATAA